A region from the Aegilops tauschii subsp. strangulata cultivar AL8/78 chromosome 5, Aet v6.0, whole genome shotgun sequence genome encodes:
- the LOC109766323 gene encoding F-box/LRR-repeat protein At3g26922-like, whose translation MDAFTKPKRPRQADDRLSALPDELLRAILSRLKALQMAQTCVLSTRWRSLWRAVPCLHIDDGDFTSGPPYFQNFTTNLLRSHSVALLEDFRLHATWERWDWDLVRSTILQDIGTSSWPCRLKILRLSNLDDLNLNDLASHINSRCPALEEVRLENCYFLTTGNVKIASSSLKKLVIDFNYDEDGDDIFAFIIEAPALVSLRLTADELAWILDTTEPHTMPSLVDASIQLDFYFATTAHESYKNTVSLHESNKFKVFKYGGIFDSYVN comes from the exons ATGGACGCCTTCACCAAGCCGAAGCGTCCGCGCCAAGCCGACGACCGTCTGAGCGCGCTGCCGGACGAACTCCTGCGCGCCATCCTGTCGCGCCTCAAGGCCCTGCAGATGGCCCAGACGTGCGTGTTGTCCACAAGGTGGAGGAGCCTCTGGCGCGCCGTGCCGTGCCTCCACATCGACGACGGGGACTTCACCAGCGGGCCGCCTTACTTCCAGAACTTCACCACCAACCTTCTGCGCAGCCATAGTGTCGCGCTCCTGGAAGACTTCCGGCTGCACGCGACCTGGGAGCGTTGGGATTGGGATTTGGTCCGCAGCACCATCCTCCAAGATATTGGTACATCATCATGGCCTTGCCGGCTCAAAATCTTGCGTCTGTCCAACCTTGATGATCTGAACCTGAATGATCTTGCGAGCCACATCAATTCCCGCTGCCCTGCTCTGGAGGAGGTGCGACTGGAAAACTGCTACTTCTTGACCACCGGCAATGTCAAGATCGCCTCCTCCTCACTCAAAAAATTGGTCATCGACTTCAACTacgatgaggatggtgatgatatTTTTGCCTTCATCATAGAGGCCCCTGCTCTTGTTTCTCTTCGCCTGACGGCGGACGAGCTTGCTTGGATCCTTGATACCACCGAACCACATACAATGCCATCTCTTGTCGATGCATCCATCCAGCTTGATTTCTATTTCGCTACAACTGCACACGAATCAT ATAAGAATACTGTTTCATTACATGAAAGCAACAAGTTCAAGGTTTTCAAGTACGGGGGCATCTTCGACTCATACGTGAACTAA
- the LOC109766318 gene encoding phenolic glucoside malonyltransferase 2 encodes MGADSNLCVLHADVVTPSDVDLPPHSLPLTFFDVKWLRGPPVQRLFHYRLQDHHHHGNVQQLLSDLRASLSKALNLFYPLAGHVRLAPDTNRYELFYQPGDGVSFTVAEYDADVGDLASDGPVQVAMLAPLVPSLPKGRAVLALQATVLLGGRGVALGVTMHHTAGDDASSTHLLHTWAALCNGAVEMPPPPVLDHTLVADPRGLYDIYCQGMPSGGNEMEFVTSSVSSVPDDQLVATFTLRQEVLTAIKEALAGEATRHGAPPRRCSSTLAAYTFIWSCYYRAKKDQEQGQAKTTHFLFSVDHRARLKPPLPATYFGNCSIPAIAVARHDELTVAGTGGLFTAFTAIANALEEVVGEGYQERWDGCGKRVMEAAKAGMMFVVGSPRFHVYDVDFGFGRPAKVVAVSGAMPGAMPVADARNGDGGVEVGLTFSAGGMEHFQRCFSDAMHAIGM; translated from the coding sequence ATGGGTGCCGATAGCAATCTCTGCGTCCTGCATGCCGACGTTGTCACGCCATCCGACGTCGACCTCCCACCGCACTCCCTCCCGCTCACCTTCTTTGACGTCAAATGGCTGCGAGGGCCGCCCGTCCAGCGACTCTTCCACTACCGTCTCCAGGACCACCACCACCACGGCAATGTCCAGCAGCTCCTCTCCGACCTCAGGGCATCCCTCTCCAAGGCGCTCAACCTCTTCTACCCGCTCGCCGGCCATGTCCGTCTCGCCCCCGACACCAACCGCTACGAGCTCTTCTACCAGCCGGGCGATGGCGTCTCCTTCACCGTCGCCGAGTATGACGCCGACGTCGGTGACCTCGCCAGCGACGGCCCCGTGCAGGTCGCCATGCTCGCGCCTCTCGTGCCGTCGCTTCCAAAGGGCCGCGCCGTGCTCGCCCTGCAGGCCACAGTGCTGCTCGGTGGGCGGGGCGTCGCGCTCGGCGTAACTATGCACCACACCGCCGGTGACGACGCCAGCTCCACCCACCTCCTGCACACCTGGGCCGCCCTCTGCAACGGTGCCGTCGAAATGCCGCCGCCACCCGTGTTGGACCACACGCTCGTCGCTGACCCCAGGGGCCTCTACGACATCTACTGCCAAGGAATGCCCAGCGGCGGCAACGAGATGGAATTCGTGACCAGCAGCGTGTCCTCCGTCCCCGACGACCAGCTCGTCGCCACCTTCACGCTGCGTCAAGAGGTCCTAACTGCCATCAAGGAAGCGCTCGCCGGAGAGGCGACGAGGCACGGTGCGCCGCCGCGCAGATGCTCGTCGACGCTCGCGGCCTACACCTTCATCTGGTCCTGCTACTAccgagccaaaaaggatcaggaACAAGGTCAAGCAAAAACTACCCACTTCCTCTTCTCTGTGGATCACCGGGCGCGGTTGAAACCGCCCCTCCCTGCCACATACTTTGGCAACTGCAGCATCCCGGCCATCGCCGTCGCGCGCCACGATGAGCTCACGGTGGCCGGCACGGGAGGTCTCTTCACGGCATTCACGGCAATCGCGAACGCGCTCGAGGAGGTGGTGGGTGAGGGGTACCAGGAGAGGTGGGACGGATGCGGCAAGAGGGTGATGGAGGCCGCAAAGGCCGGCATGATGTTCGTGGTGGGGTCGCCGAGGTTCCACGTGTATGACGTCGACTTCGGGTTCGGGAGGCCGGCTAAGGTGGTGGCGGTGTCTGGAGCGATGCCTGGCGCGATGCCGGTGGCAGATGCGCGCAACGGCGATGGTGGCGTCGAGGTGGGGCTAACGTTTTCGGCGGGCGGCATGGAGCATTTCCAGCGGTGCTTTTCTGATGCCATGCATGCGATCGGCATGTAA
- the LOC109766319 gene encoding phenolic glucoside malonyltransferase 1 — MVMGADSNLRVLDAGVVRPSNLHLPPRSLPLTFFDVKWLRPPPVQRLYLYRLHHHQDTTHLISDLKVSLSKALTLFYPLAGHVRLTPGAPNSNRYELFYQPGDGVSFTVAEYDTDIDDLAQDDPVQVAKLAPLVPPLPKGRAVLAVQATVLSGGQGLALGVTVHHTACDGASSTHFMDTWAAACAGADMPPTPVIDRTLIADPRGLYDIYCKGLPSDDEIEFMSSSVSSIPDDQLLATFTLPQELLHGVKNMLADEAAKQGAPSPRCSSLLAAFSLMWSCYCRAKEEQNQTKTTYFLFSVDHRARLKPPVPDRYLGNCLGPAIAAARHDEIAATGKGGLLVAFMALSDALQEEVGESSQDRWDGCVERVKEAVKSGVLSVADSPRFRVYNLDFGFGKPVKVDVVSVAKTSAISVEEARNHGGGIEVGISLPTSSMESFQRCFADAMQELAGL, encoded by the coding sequence ATGGTGATGGGTGCTGATAGCAATCTCCGGGTCCTAGACGCCGGCGTGGTCAGGCCGTCCAACCTCCACCTCCCGCCGCGCtcactcccactcactttctttgACGTCAAATGGCTCCGCCCGCCGCCTGTCCAGCGCCTCTACCTCTACCGCCTCCACCACCACCAAGACACCACCCACCTAATCTCTGACCTCAAGGTCTCGCTCTCCAAGGCCCTCACCCTCTTCTACCCGCTGGCCGGCCATGTCCGCCTCACCCCTGGCGCTCCCAACAGCAACCGCTACGAGCTCTTCTACCAGCCGGGCGACGGTGTCTCCTTCACCGTCGCCGAGTACGACACCGACATCGACGACCTTGCCCAGGACGACCCCGTCCAGGTGGCCAAGCTCGCGCCTCTGGTGCCACCGCTGCCCAAAGGCCGTGCCGTGCTCGCCGTGCAGGCCACGGTGCTATCCGGGGGGCAGGGCCTCGCTCTCGGTGTCACCGTGCATCACACCGCCTGCGACGGTGCCAGCTCCACGCACTTCATGGACACCTGGGCTGCGGCCTGCGCTGGCGCCGACATGCCGCCAACTCCCGTCATTGACCGCACGCTCATCGCCGACCCCAGAGGTCTATACGACATCTACTGCAAAGGACTGCCGAGCGACGACGAGATCGAGTTCATGAGCAGCAGCGTGTCCTCTATCCCGGACGACCAGCTCCTCGCCACATTCACGCTGCCTCAGGAGCTCCTACACGGCGTCAAGAATATGCTTGCCGATGAGGCTGCCAAGCAGGGCGCGCCATCTCCCAGATGCTCGTCGCTGCTCGCCGCCTTCAGTTTAATGTGGTCCTGCTACTGCCGAGCCAAAGAGgaacaaaaccaaacaaaaacaACCTACTTCCTCTTCTCTGTGGATCACCGAGCGCGATTGAAGCCGCCCGTCCCTGACAGGTACCTAGGGAACTGCCTAGGTCCGGCAATCGCTGCCGCGCGCCATGACGAGATTGCGGCTACCGGCAAGGGAGGCCTCTTGGTGGCATTCATGGCATTGTCCGACGCCCTCCAGGAAGAGGTGGGCGAGAGTTCACAGGACAGGTGGGACGGGTGTGTTGAGCGGGTGAAGGAGGCGGTCAAATCTGGTGTCCTCTCCGTCGCTGATTCACCAAGGTTCCGCGTGTACAACCTCGATTTCGGGTTCGGGAAGCCGGTGAAGGTGGATGTGGTGTCCGTGGCAAAAACCTCCGCAATATCGGTGGAGGAGGCACGCAACCACGGTGGCGGCATCGAGGTAGGGATCTCATTGCCGACAAGCAGCATGGAGAGTTTTCAGCGGTGTTTTGCCGATGCCATGCAAGAGCTAGCGGGTCTATAG